Genomic segment of Eleutherodactylus coqui strain aEleCoq1 chromosome 1, aEleCoq1.hap1, whole genome shotgun sequence:
AATGGTACGGAGCAAGACCCTGGATGGATTAGCTGATGCCGTGCTGGAGAACAGCAAGAAGGACGAGCAGTGCCCATCGGAAGCCGCTGCCACTGATACCACCAGCGCTGACGCCAACAGCCAGGCTGTCACAATAAAGACAGATGTTTCGCCCGGCAGCCCTGTATCGAAATCGCATAGTTTCTTCTCTTTGCTCAAAAAGAACGGGAAATTAGAGAACGTGAAAGGGGAGATTGCAGAACAGAGAGCTGGCAGCAGACAAAAGAAAGGACTGAAGGGCTTGTTTAACAGCATACGGTGGAATAGAAAGGACAGGAATAACAAGGACGATAAAGAAGGGGCTATAGAGAATCAACCAGGCCTTATTCTGTCTGGTTCGTTGACGGCAAGCTTAGAATGCATCAAGGAGGAAATACAAAAACCTTTGTGTGAACCAGAAGTACCTGCAGAGACTCTTCCAGTTGATGTGCCCTGCGAGGAGCCAAGTGGGGAAGTCACCACCTCACTTGAGGACAATCAGTCGAAAGCAACAGAAGAATCTCCTTGCTCATCACAACAACCTATCAAACCCCAAGATGGGGATGTTGCAGGTAGCCCACATGCGGAGGACATTGAGCAGCTACCAGAACCAGTGGTGGAGACCCTACAAGAAAAGGAGGATGAAAACATAACAGGTGAACTTACAATAACCAATATTACCTTTGTTGAACCTGAGTGTGATAGTGGGCAAGAAATTGCTGTCCCCGAACCTTCTACTGTCGATCCACCCTCTGAACAATCTTTTGATCGTATATGTTTGATGTTGGCTGATGTTACATCACTGAAAAGCTTTGACTCTCTTACAGGATGTGGTGATATTATTGCCGACCAGGACGATGACGGAGGCAGCGGTACCAGTGCAAGGCTTACCCATGGGAATGGCAAGAAAGCCATTTTCAAAAAGACCCCAAATATTATTGCGTATCAGGGAGGTGGAGAGGAAATGGCAAGTCCAGATCAGGTAGATGACAATGATATCCAAGAATTTTTGGGAATGATACCGCAGCCGGAGGACGTGAGCAAAGAGGTGGTAAAAGTGAGTACTAGCAGACAGTCCTCCAGGGAGGAAAAACGTATCGAGAACGCATGTGATACAACTGTGGCAAAGCCATCTAAGCTGAAACAAGTTGCTACTAATTGTAATGACAAAGGTGATGTGAAAAGttgggggaaggagcagagagacTCTGTTCGTAGTAGCGATGAAGGTTATTGGGATTCACCCATGCCAGGGCCTGAGGAAGAGCCTACTAAGAGCACGGGGAAGAAAGCTCTATCCAGAGACAGCTGCAgtggagatgcactctatgaccTATATACAGAACCCGAGGAAAACACAGCCAGAGCGCATGCGGAAGAGAAAAGACCCTGCCAAGCACCCACCAAGCCACTCTCTCCCGTAACCATCACATGCCCAGTCAAGGCAAGTTTTACAAAGGACTCAAAAATACCTATCAGCATTAAACACCTACCAGTTCATTCCCCCAGCCAGCCAGCGGATACTGGTAGTAGCACAACACCATCAGCTGCACAGCATCAACCAGTCAAAAGTGAAATACCCAGAACAAAAATCCCCGTCTCAAAAGTACTTGTAAGACGGGTCAGTAATAAGGTCATAACGGGACCTTCAGGTAAAACAGCATTGCATGAACCCGCCAGGAAATAATGGACCTATCAAGGATAGCCCAGTTTGCTGTGAGCCGCAAGCGGGCAGTGAAaaaccatattaaaaaaaaaacttgccataCAATCCAGGTCAACTTTTACCCACTCTACAAGAACTAACATTTTCTCACATTTTATTCCCTTTTTACGTTTGTACGTTTGTGGTAGTCTACTCGGCATCCAATTTGGATATGTTAACCCCGAAAGGTTTGTAATGTTAATGCTGAATGTCGGAGGCTTTTCAAAAAACATGATAGACCTCGGAAGATGATGAAGCGCTAATATGTCTTGAGTCATAATGCTTAACCCTCATGGATTTCATTTCATAGCTGGTTTCTTTTAAACAGTCAGGGATGCAAAGTTCGGCTCAGTGGCAAGAGCTGAATCATTTtgccaaaaaaaataatacttgGAATTGGTTTTTGTGAGTTTCATAGAATGTATACAAGGAGGTTTTTAGGGCCTGGTGCCACCTATGCCATAGGTAAGTTCTAACTATATTTGTGCCCTCGGGTGGTAAAATTCCTGAAACATTAATTGAGATAGAGTTTGTTCTATCTGATAACATTTCAATGATCCTTAACTTTTAGACTCTATGTCCACCTTAAGAGACAGTCAGCTCTTTGTTAGGACATCTCCACCCTTTGTACCAGAATGGTGCTTAGTAAGTTCACACTAGGTGAACCGTTGGTGGAAGGGTTAGCTTTCCAGAAGTCTTTTACCCCCAGTATATTGAAGGTGCCTGGTAGTAGGGGTGCAAGACTTGTCTAATCTAGAGTAATATTCGGTAACCACTAAATTTTTGGGTCCATCTTCTGGTACTGGAACTGCtgttcttgtatgtagggggatTATTACATTAGTACTCAAAGTAAGCAATCTTTTCAAATGTCCTCCATATATATTTTCTTGAGAATGTTGTCAACATTGCTTTCCAAGGAAAGGTCTATCTGGTGTCCAGAGGAGGAAATCAGAGCACGACCATCATTATAGTCAGTAATATAGACCTAAAGACTTGGGGCCCCATAGATTAAGGAGCTTATGTGACTTTTTCAATAATTTGGAATGGGTAATTCAAGACTCAGATCtcattcagatgggcatattggACCTTATCCAGACTCCCCGCAGGTCTGTACCTACAGCACCATTGGGATGTATATTTTGTAAGCTCGGTTCAACAGAACCAAAAAGTATCCATTTGTTACATATGGAAAGGGTCCAATATGTTGGTTGAAATGAGCCATGTGTCTTGCTTTGCTTCATTCTGGTCAATGCCAGGTCCAATATCCATAGTCATACATAGCCATTCAATGTAGATACACAGCACGGAGTAAAACGAGTTAGATTGGATGCTTATTCCTTATGTAGGGGAGACGCAGGCCAGCACTGTACAAAGTATAAATCAGATCTATTGTTTTTTATACATTGTCTGAAATATAGAGCAGCAAATCCTTTCTACCTGTACAGCACTTGTATGGACCAAATTCTTTCTTTTCCTGTGtatgctgtatataggtgtatatctACGGGTGTGAGCACGTTACTGTGTACATATGCACAAAGGTGACTTTCTTTGGAGGCATTGCAAAGCATTAAGAGAACAGGCTtccaaaataaaacagaaaagtgCCCGAGAAATAAACACAATTTAATATATGTGactatttttctattttctatttGTGTCTAATCGGCAAGTCGTGGACTAATGTCATTACATATCAATAACAGATGGCTGTCATGGACCGAGGCTGTTGTAAAATAGAATCAAATCTTCTGTACAGGCACCATATATAGTAGACAGGTGTTTCATTAAAGATTACTTTTTGTTAAAAACAGCATGATCTCTGTAATCACTGATTAAATTCCTTCTGTGACTGCATTAACAATAGCAAACCATAAGGAGACTGGGGGGTTAACTCGCTGGAGAGAATCCGGCCCAGAATGCATTGCATCATGTTTCATCGTTATCACCCCTGACTAACAAAAGAAGCGTAATTTACAAATCTCACTTACTGCCCTCTAGAGGCTATTAAGGGAAGTGCAGGGataacaggtgataatgattatACAGGCTGCACTATTGGAAAATGTTGGATTTCTATAAATCTTCTCCTGTGGTCCAGACATTAGAACTCTCTACTGTTCTCTTTTATCAGCTGATAATGCTATATGTGCAGTAATTTGTATATAAAGCATCGGTGTGCAATGAAGTCATCAGATTTGCTGCAATATATGGGCACTTATAGCTGCAAACTGATAACAGCGCCCAGGTAAACGCAAGGAAATTTCATAGCACAGAGCCTTTAGGTTATAATGTATTTCAAGCAAGCACTCTTGTAGAGAACTATATGTTGACCTATgtattgatgtagcagagctcaacttgtcacttcattttttttgtctgtaCTGCAATAAGTCACTTCTATGCAATCTGTTGGAAACCTATAGATGGGCACCAGTGGCaaaacttgaagctgctgggccccaatgcaaaatctgtaacagggcccccaactataatgctatatTCATAGACCTGGTCTCCTTATATGGGGAGGAGAAATCTTACAGGTTCCCCTAAGACTCCAGGGTCTGCACTCActatgggctccctaaggttccttatgggccccctatggctccaccctctgcacccactatagttacacccctgaatgACACATATCACAAACTGCAACATttaacaaactcagctctgctacaactatatgttttttttttcaattacaaCACTAGTAACCCTAAACATAAAATCACTTTTTCATTTCTCACACATCACATCACGTGTTTGTCAAAAGACAAACTCCACTTTGCTAcattgacaaactcagctctgctatatctgtatatataaactACTGTTAAAATCCAGATAAGGTATACTTTTTGGACATTTTGCCAATATCTGAATCCAGAGGCCCATGCTATGGGTATGTCCAGCCTTACTATGTGTGGGAGATATTCTGCACGCGTTACGGTAGACAGTCCCTTTCATTGTTCCTGTGGATCAAGCATTTAGTGATTGAAAACATCGTCTCTGTTGTTTTAATCCTCTGTCGGTCAATGGATTAACACGGTTATCCGCACATTAACAGACTTATCAGCATTTAATAAAAGATCAGTCTGTGCCTGTTTTACAATCACGAAAAAAAATAGTTCTCAATGTGTTGATTTATATTCCTGCACGGAACTGTATGGAGGTCAGATACGTAAACGCACGACCGATGTCATCTCCCTCCATTACTTAAAGCTGATCTCTTTCTGGTTGTTATGGAGAAGAAGGACATTTCTTTATTTCTTGCtatgctttaatttttttatattaaccTGGGTTGtttgaactacaagtcccagaatgcCTGGTCAATACATTTACAAATGTTGCGATTTATGCCAACCAAGAGACTTCCAGCCGATGTAGACACCTACCTTAATGGCCCTGGAATACCTCTTTGTTGCAGAGAAAGTTAACTTGAGTTTCAATATCAGGGACGCCTTAACCAACAGGCAAATGGTTCAACTGCATCGGACCCCCTGGTAGCGCGGGGCCCCCTGACAGCAGCAACACTTTCAACTGTTTACGTGTTCTCGGCATGTGCATGTAAGTTCCGTCCGGAGATGGAGCCctttggccatggggattccccttccagctccccgaatggagcaggaaagcggaatccccaatgcaagtgtgaaaccacccttatcctCAGGCAGTCCCTATCCCGGTTAGTGCTTTTGTTCCTGCTTGCTTACCCTGCCCAATGCTTCCCTCTTCCCTGACTTACAACGCTAGCTTTTACCAAAGTCACCTGTATCCacaatcaggggcataactatagaggatgcagggggtacggttgcaccccggcccagaagccttaggggtcccataaggcctctcttctccatataggaagcccagtactatgaataaagcattatagttgggggccctgttagaagttttgcatcggggcccgggagcttcaagttacacctctgtcgaCAATAAAACTGTGCATGTGTGGTACGCTACCTACTGTGGGCAAAAGCCTCAcaaatgtactgcgcatgggcTGCGGCCACCATAACTACATCTGGAAGAGCTAACATAGCCTTCAGCCAAGAACGAACGGAGCTGGGTGGATGATGCATGAACTGGGCCAAGAATGAGCCGCGCATTTGTGACATTTCATTGACAATACATGTGACTTCAGAAAAGGCTGGTGTTGGCAATCAGGTCAAAGAGACAGATGTTGGGTAGGGTTAGCAAGCAAGACTTGGAATACTTGCTGGGATGGGGATCACCCTCGGGGTATTTATCACAAAGTTTAAATATTGCATTAAAGTTCACTTTCTCTGCATTGAAGATGTTAAGAAGCACCACAAAGGTATCTACATGTTTCTAAATGGACTACGAAGAGATGGGAAGGCATACATTATctgacagatgccctttaaagACATGAGATGTTGAATTTGgttcagtgatcagctgatcactgtagGCCAATTTCAGAAACGCCTGATGTTCAGCTTTTATCACTAGAGGAAGATGCAGTAGCCAAACTTccctgctgcagcagccaatgcacGAGAAATGTAAgatcacatgccattcattcaAATGAGTATCAAGCCATGTAGGACAGAGATAGGTCGGCTCCTCTACATCAAGAGAAGCTCATAAATAAGTGCAGGCCTCTGCTCTGACTaatcaaggggtttctgagcagTTGAAGCCCTCTCTATGATGTACATATGCctctaaaggggttatcccgaaatctaaaattatcccctatccataggactGCTTGAGACCtgcactgatcttgagaatggggatcCCGTACcctgtagatagggaataacATTAGATTTTTGGATAACCCCTCTAAAAGGGGGTATAACCAGGTGTGATGATGGCACCATCCTCGGAGACAGAACATTTGAGGTTGACCTAATGGAGCTTTCATTTATAACAGTCATAAATAATGAGAAATGACAGAGTTTTAAGCTATAAGTTTTAAATAAAATGTAACCTAGAGGTTATaatatggagggagctcgcctttatggtcaccgagggtcgtgaacgactaaacggctaacaataacCTATAGGCCTCCAAAGTTCTACAAATTctgctttttttaaataatatgtaatatttttaCTAAATTATTCAAACAGTAAGTAAATTTTAGAGTAagtatttatgtattttataGCGGTGAATTAATATAATCATCGGTATATTTATAGTTaaaacacagtatatacactctgCCAAAAAAGATCCAGCCtctagaagttgttgttttgccccaaaactcggcatgcagttacatctcaagcagatatacaaatgattagagttgtggtgattagaagtcctaaaagtggttccacccttggcctataaaaaggatctcagaggctacttgtgtgtagtgacctctttttccgcttgaggagatttcacccagttaatagagtctgagaggggaagcattattggaatgtgggaagctggatggtcgtatcgcaCACACATAAGGTGACACTctgttccaacaactccttctagggatggatttttttgacaatgagtgtgtatatatctatatatatatctatatagatatatatctatatatctatatatatacatacatatctaGCAAGGTAGTACAAGGGGATTGTATATTTACATATTAGCGGTATGAACATGAATATTGATCTAAGCGTTGATTGCATTAATGTTTACAAACGTGATAAGAGAGCATAGTGTAACCAATAACTGTCTAAATAAAGTGTATCAGCTTCTATAATCCAGATGACACTGAGGAAGAGCCCAGTACCGGCTTGAAACATGTTGTTTTAAGAGTGTTATAAATAAAAGCTCCATCAAGCCAACCTCATTTGTTGTGTCTCCACGGACTACGCCATTGTCCTATCTGGCACTAGCCACTGTACATATCTCACATGGGACTCTCCAGGAAGAGCAGATGGCGGTGGGCTGCACCACGGCAAACCTCTCTTCTGCACCAGTAGTGTGTCGTACGTAACATAACAAGGTGAGCGCAATTCATTATATGACAAGCTTTTAGTAAATGAATTTTACACAGGAAATTGCTGACTGTTTCATTTACATgtataagggtacattcacacgtacCAGAATCCATAGTATATATGTTGCTTACAGGCTTCTGTAATAGTCCATATTGCCTCATATATGTGGGACCTTTCTAGGATCCAGTGTTGGTTCCTAAAATTGTTTGTTTGGATCCAGAGTGTCAAATGTGTCACCGTATATTAAATAGTTGGCTGATTTCATTACATTTAGTGGTTCGGCCAAAATATATCAAATTTCTAGGGTTGACGTAAAATTCTGTATTACTTATTTTATCTTGACATAAGCCAGTAAAGGGGCCCACACATTTTTGTGGAAAGTCATCTGAAATAGCCTTTTTAATACATACACTGCCCTGACACCTAATGCTATGGTTCAAACAGTGATAGACTAACACTTCCCTCATACTGACACATTACAAAAGAAGTAATCTGAAGGTTATGGCGACACTCGCCATCATGACTACTACGGAGTATCAGCGGTTAGTGAACCAGTGATAGTTGTAACACATTACATAATTACATACCTGGTGGGAATATTTTTTCCAACATGAGCTATTTGCTTGGTCATtgtgttcatgcactgagctgatttcagcaggaTGCAGGCAGCGCCTTTCTCACTGTAGTGGGCagatttggtattacaggtagagatgagcgagagtactcgctaaggcaaactacttgagcaagtagtgccttatgtgagtacctgcccactcgtctctaaagattcgggtgtcggcggggggcgggggagagcggggaggaacagggagggagatctctctctcactctctcctccccccccccccccccgctaccccctgctcactcccgcaactcacagctctcccccgtcggcaccggaatctttagagacgagcgggcaggtactcgcctaaggcactactcgctcgagtagtttgccatagcgagtacactcgctcatctctaattacaggccattcacatcaatgggaactttgcctgtgataccaagcctggccactgcagagagaacacagccatcttcttcctgcagaaatcagcttagagtGCAAGCACATTGGCCTGATGAACGGCTGGTCGGCAGGGGTTCTGGAAAGCGGACCCCCACAGATCTACTAAGGATAGAGTATCAATAGTTTATGACtgcacatcccctttaagtatatgTAATACTTACGGTGTGTTAACATTGGTACTATAAGGTCACTTTAATCTACAAGCTGCAGTCATCAACACCCTGTTGATTCTTGGTCTTGTCTTATAGTGATCCAGTTACTTCCTTGGGACTAATTCTAAAACTGCGATCAGTCCTACTTCAGGACAACCTGCGGGGATGGCATTTATTCTCAATGTTGTGTTTCAAGATTTAATCAATGTAATCAGTAGGGCAGAGACAGCAAGTTATCTTTTCTGATGCTTGCAGTTCTTCCATCGATCACCTCTATAACCACTTATGCTTACTACTTCAATCTCTTAAATGAACACTTAATGTGTAGCCAGCAGCTAATATAACCGCAGCTTATAGAAAGTGCTGCTAATCTCATCCACACCCTTGTATGTGAGATAAAGAAATCATCACAGGAGGAGACATTTCGGACTAATGGTATCCaaacaccttcaatagctgttagTTGATAACTATTTCTTCGAACTTCTCCAAACATATGAGGTGTATAGGGGTCAGGTGACCAAGGGTCCATGTGTTTTCCATGAATAGAGGAGAGTAAACCCCTGCCCGACAGTTCTGGTAGTGGCTTATCTCCAGGAAG
This window contains:
- the AMER2 gene encoding APC membrane recruitment protein 2, translating into MDLHCDCAESPAAEQPSGKINKTAFKLFGKRKSGSAMPSIFGVKNKGDGKTTGKMGMVRSKTLDGLADAVLENSKKDEQCPSEAAATDTTSADANSQAVTIKTDVSPGSPVSKSHSFFSLLKKNGKLENVKGEIAEQRAGSRQKKGLKGLFNSIRWNRKDRNNKDDKEGAIENQPGLILSGSLTASLECIKEEIQKPLCEPEVPAETLPVDVPCEEPSGEVTTSLEDNQSKATEESPCSSQQPIKPQDGDVAGSPHAEDIEQLPEPVVETLQEKEDENITGCGDIIADQDDDGGSGTSARLTHGNGKKAIFKKTPNIIAYQGGGEEMASPDQVDDNDIQEFLGMIPQPEDVSKEVVKVSTSRQSSREEKRIENACDTTVAKPSKLKQVATNCNDKGDVKSWGKEQRDSVRSSDEGYWDSPMPGPEEEPTKSTGKKALSRDSCSGDALYDLYTEPEENTARAHAEEKRPCQAPTKPLSPVTITCPVKASFTKDSKIPISIKHLPVHSPSQPADTGSSTTPSAAQHQPVKSEIPRTKIPVSKVLVRRVSNKVITGPSGKTALHEPARK